A region of Methyloversatilis discipulorum DNA encodes the following proteins:
- the bluB gene encoding 5,6-dimethylbenzimidazole synthase — MTATNDAHRYPDDARDALYRAIAERRDMRHFRPDPVDPAVLRRLLWAAHHAPSVGYMQPWRFVRVTDPALRRSIHGLVEEERLATARALGEREDEFMRLKVEGVLDSGELLVVALCGGREQHVFGRRTMPDMDVASCACAIQNMWLAARAEGLGMGWVSIFDPLKLAALLQMPDGARPLAVLCIGHVDAFYEAPMLELEGWASRLPEDLLIGDNVWPERAP; from the coding sequence ATGACTGCAACGAACGACGCCCACCGTTACCCCGACGACGCCCGCGACGCGCTCTACCGCGCCATCGCCGAGCGGCGCGACATGCGCCATTTCCGGCCCGATCCGGTTGATCCGGCGGTGTTGCGGCGCCTGCTGTGGGCGGCCCATCACGCGCCCAGCGTTGGCTACATGCAGCCCTGGCGTTTCGTGCGCGTCACCGACCCAGCGCTGCGCCGCTCCATCCACGGACTGGTCGAGGAGGAGAGGCTGGCCACCGCGCGCGCGCTCGGCGAGCGCGAGGACGAATTCATGCGGCTCAAGGTCGAAGGCGTGCTCGACAGCGGCGAACTGCTGGTGGTCGCGCTGTGCGGCGGGCGCGAGCAGCACGTGTTCGGCCGCCGCACGATGCCCGACATGGACGTCGCCTCCTGCGCCTGCGCGATACAGAACATGTGGCTGGCGGCGCGTGCCGAAGGGCTGGGCATGGGCTGGGTGTCCATCTTCGACCCGCTGAAGCTGGCGGCGCTGCTGCAGATGCCGGACGGCGCGCGACCGCTGGCCGTGCTGTGCATCGGCCACGTCGATGCCTTCTACGAAGCGCCGATGCTCGAACTCGAAGGCTGGGCCAGCCGGCTGCCCGAGGATCTGCTGATCGGCGACAACGTGTGGCCGGAACGCGCGCCGTGA
- the cbiB gene encoding adenosylcobinamide-phosphate synthase CbiB produces the protein MAGTRAVNTLHPFVVLALCACAGVMLDRRFGELRRLHPLVGFGHLAGWLQTRMNVIARQGHPLTRLSGLLAWALAVLPLLSLALWLRSLGLLWQVATDLLLLYFALGARSLGEHAHAVSRPLAAGDLVEARRRVGWMVSRDTSQLDEAGVARAATESVLENGNDAVFGALFWFLLLGGPGALLFRLANTLDAMWGYRTPRLRYFGWAAARIDDVLNFVPARLTALSYALCGATRSALTCWRAQAPAWDSPNAGPVMAAGAGALHLSLGGAAVYHGAVEQRPPLGEGAAPGAADIDRAVALVAAALRLWLTVALLLALGVHLS, from the coding sequence GTGGCCGGAACGCGCGCCGTGAACACGCTGCACCCCTTCGTCGTGCTGGCGCTGTGCGCCTGTGCAGGCGTCATGCTCGACCGACGTTTCGGCGAGCTGCGCCGCCTGCATCCGCTGGTCGGCTTTGGCCACCTCGCCGGCTGGCTGCAGACGCGCATGAATGTGATCGCACGTCAGGGCCATCCGCTGACCCGGCTGAGCGGCCTGCTGGCGTGGGCGCTGGCGGTGTTGCCGCTGCTGTCGCTGGCGCTGTGGCTGCGCAGCCTGGGCCTGCTCTGGCAGGTGGCGACCGACCTGCTGCTGCTTTACTTCGCGCTCGGCGCGCGCAGCCTGGGCGAGCACGCACACGCGGTGTCGCGTCCGCTGGCCGCTGGCGATCTGGTCGAGGCGCGGCGGCGCGTCGGCTGGATGGTGAGCCGCGACACCTCGCAGCTGGACGAAGCGGGTGTGGCGCGCGCCGCCACCGAATCGGTGCTCGAGAACGGCAACGACGCGGTGTTCGGCGCGCTGTTCTGGTTCCTGCTGCTGGGCGGGCCGGGTGCGCTGCTGTTCCGGCTGGCCAACACGCTGGACGCGATGTGGGGCTACCGCACGCCGCGCCTGCGCTATTTCGGCTGGGCGGCCGCACGCATCGACGACGTGCTCAACTTCGTGCCGGCGCGACTGACCGCACTGAGCTATGCGCTGTGCGGCGCCACGCGCAGCGCGCTCACCTGCTGGCGCGCGCAGGCGCCCGCCTGGGACAGCCCGAACGCCGGCCCGGTCATGGCCGCTGGCGCTGGCGCACTGCATCTGTCGCTCGGTGGCGCGGCGGTCTATCACGGCGCAGTCGAACAGCGTCCGCCGCTGGGCGAAGGGGCGGCGCCGGGCGCCGCCGACATCGACCGCGCGGTCGCGCTGGTGGCCGCCGCGTTGCGCCTGTGGTTGACCGTGGCGCTGCTGCTCGCGCTCGGCGTGCATCTGTCATGA
- the cobD gene encoding threonine-phosphate decarboxylase CobD yields MTPARPLHGGRLRVAAERYGIALPDWMDLSTGINPQPWPVPPVPQSVWQRLPEEGDGLEDAAAAYFGCDALLPLAGSQAAIQLLPVLFPHSRVAILSPTYNEHPHGWTQAGHSVRAVAPAEVEAAVGDADVLLLVQPNNPCGTLFPPAQVMDWQARLAARGGTLIVDEAFIDATPDASVVHHAGRPGLIVLRSLGKFFGLAGARVGFMFAEQSLRDALAARLGPWPVAGPSRWVAQRALADRDWQTQQRARLAAESLRLEALLRATGWGEVSGCALFQRVLTAEAAALNDAFCRRGILLRHFDAPAALRFGLPADEAQWQRLEQAIDEIRRAVQ; encoded by the coding sequence ATGACACCCGCCCGCCCGCTGCACGGCGGCCGTCTGCGGGTCGCCGCCGAGCGCTACGGCATTGCGTTGCCGGACTGGATGGACCTGTCCACCGGTATCAATCCGCAACCCTGGCCGGTGCCGCCGGTACCGCAATCGGTGTGGCAGCGGCTGCCGGAGGAGGGCGACGGGCTGGAGGACGCTGCGGCGGCCTATTTCGGTTGCGACGCGCTGCTGCCGCTCGCTGGCTCGCAGGCGGCGATACAGCTGCTGCCGGTGCTGTTCCCGCACAGCCGGGTGGCCATTCTTTCGCCGACCTATAACGAGCACCCGCACGGCTGGACCCAGGCCGGGCACAGCGTGCGTGCGGTCGCGCCGGCCGAGGTCGAGGCGGCGGTGGGCGATGCCGACGTGCTGCTGCTGGTGCAGCCGAACAACCCCTGCGGCACGCTTTTTCCGCCGGCGCAGGTGATGGACTGGCAGGCGCGGCTGGCGGCGCGCGGCGGCACGCTCATCGTGGACGAAGCCTTCATCGACGCCACGCCGGACGCCAGCGTGGTGCATCACGCCGGCCGGCCCGGTCTGATCGTGCTGCGCTCGCTCGGCAAGTTCTTCGGCCTGGCGGGCGCACGCGTCGGCTTCATGTTCGCCGAACAGTCGCTGCGTGACGCGCTGGCGGCGCGGCTCGGGCCGTGGCCGGTGGCCGGCCCGTCGCGCTGGGTGGCGCAGCGCGCGCTGGCTGACCGCGACTGGCAGACGCAGCAGCGTGCGCGGCTGGCGGCCGAAAGCCTACGGCTCGAAGCGCTGCTGCGCGCCACCGGCTGGGGCGAAGTGAGCGGCTGCGCGCTGTTCCAGCGCGTGCTGACCGCCGAGGCCGCGGCGCTGAACGACGCCTTCTGCCGGCGCGGCATCCTGCTGCGCCATTTCGACGCCCCGGCCGCGCTGCGCTTCGGCCTGCCGGCGGACGAGGCGCAGTGGCAGAGGCTGGAACAGGCGATCGACGAAATACGAAGAGCAGTCCAGTAG
- a CDS encoding cobalamin-binding protein, translating to MKKALFLLFAALALPAAAELRLTDDAGRTVVLAAPAQRIVSLAPHVTELLFAAGAGAKVVGATQYSDYPDAAKAIPRVGGYTSVDMEAVVALKPDLVIVWKSGNRNQQYDKLEKLGIPVFVNEPRSLDDVARAIEAFGRIAATPREADEAARAFRARRDALAKQYAARPPVAVFYQIWNKPLMTINGQHLISDVMALCGGRNVFAGLPILAPTVTEEAVLAAAPEVIVASGMGESRPEWLDAWRRWSALPAVKGDNLYFIPPEILQRHTPRILDGAQKLCEQLEQARQKAGRK from the coding sequence ATGAAGAAGGCATTGTTTCTGCTGTTCGCCGCGCTGGCGCTGCCCGCGGCAGCCGAACTGCGGCTGACCGACGACGCCGGCCGCACCGTTGTGCTGGCCGCGCCGGCGCAGCGCATCGTCAGTCTCGCGCCGCACGTGACCGAACTGCTGTTCGCCGCCGGTGCCGGCGCCAAGGTGGTCGGCGCGACCCAATACAGCGACTACCCGGACGCGGCGAAGGCGATTCCGCGCGTCGGCGGCTACACCTCGGTGGACATGGAAGCGGTGGTCGCGCTGAAGCCGGACCTGGTCATCGTCTGGAAGAGCGGCAACCGCAACCAGCAGTACGACAAGCTGGAAAAGCTGGGCATACCGGTGTTCGTGAACGAGCCGCGCAGTCTGGACGACGTGGCGCGCGCGATCGAAGCTTTCGGCCGCATCGCTGCCACGCCGCGCGAGGCGGACGAGGCGGCGCGCGCCTTCCGCGCGCGGCGCGACGCGCTGGCGAAGCAGTACGCGGCGCGGCCGCCGGTCGCGGTGTTCTACCAGATCTGGAACAAGCCGCTGATGACCATCAACGGCCAGCACCTGATTTCCGACGTGATGGCGCTGTGCGGCGGCCGCAATGTGTTCGCCGGCCTGCCGATACTGGCGCCGACGGTGACTGAGGAGGCGGTGCTGGCGGCGGCACCCGAAGTCATCGTCGCCAGCGGCATGGGCGAGTCGCGGCCGGAGTGGCTGGACGCCTGGCGGCGCTGGTCCGCTCTGCCGGCGGTGAAGGGCGACAACCTCTATTTCATTCCGCCGGAAATCCTGCAGCGGCACACGCCGCGCATCCTCGACGGTGCGCAGAAGCTGTGCGAGCAGCTGGAACAGGCGCGCCAGAAAGCAGGCCGCAAGTGA
- a CDS encoding cobalamin-binding protein: MSAGGLYPERIACLCTEAVEVLYALGEADRIAGISGFTVRPPEARRDKPKISGFSSGKLERILAVEPDLVLAFSDLQADMCRDLVRAGVEVHVFNQRSIDGILRMIVTTGALVGRAAEAQALVAGLRRGLDDARVRGEARVARHGRRLRVYFEEWDEPLISGIRWVSELIELAGGEDVFADFASRHSAKERRIEDPLTVVARAPEIIIGSWCGKKFQPDHLRARPGWADVPAVAHDRLYEIKSPLILAPGIAALTDGLAALEACLDAAGADQKR; this comes from the coding sequence GTGAGCGCAGGCGGGCTGTATCCCGAACGCATCGCCTGCCTGTGCACCGAGGCGGTCGAGGTGCTGTACGCGCTGGGTGAGGCCGACCGCATCGCCGGCATTTCCGGTTTCACCGTGCGGCCTCCGGAGGCGCGCCGCGACAAGCCGAAGATCAGCGGCTTCTCGTCCGGCAAGCTGGAACGCATTCTCGCGGTCGAGCCGGATCTGGTGCTGGCCTTCTCCGACCTGCAGGCCGACATGTGCCGCGACCTGGTGCGCGCCGGTGTCGAAGTGCATGTGTTCAACCAGCGTTCGATAGACGGCATCCTGCGCATGATCGTGACGACCGGTGCGCTGGTCGGCCGCGCGGCCGAGGCGCAGGCGCTGGTAGCCGGTCTGCGGCGCGGGCTCGATGACGCGCGTGTTCGCGGCGAAGCGCGCGTCGCCCGCCACGGCCGCCGGCTGCGCGTCTATTTCGAGGAGTGGGACGAACCGCTCATTTCCGGCATCCGCTGGGTGTCCGAGCTGATCGAACTGGCCGGCGGCGAGGACGTGTTCGCCGATTTCGCCAGCCGCCACAGCGCGAAGGAGCGGCGCATCGAAGACCCGCTGACCGTGGTCGCCCGCGCTCCGGAGATCATCATCGGCTCGTGGTGCGGCAAGAAATTCCAGCCCGATCACCTGCGTGCGCGACCGGGCTGGGCCGACGTGCCGGCGGTCGCGCACGACCGGCTGTACGAGATCAAGTCGCCATTGATCCTGGCGCCGGGCATCGCTGCGCTGACCGACGGGCTGGCCGCGCTGGAAGCCTGCCTCGACGCGGCCGGCGCCGATCAGAAGCGATAG
- a CDS encoding OmpW/AlkL family protein, giving the protein MTTKSWAGIAAVAASTFMFAGSVQAAEGDWLVRVRALHMDPSNDNSTTAVVPALGEVKAEDKLFPEVDISYFFTPNIAAELILTVPQKHDVELGGVDIGSVKHLPPTLTLQYHFNPAGTIRPYAGIGLNYTRFSSVKLDAGTVLGGSVPLRVDRGSFGWAAQIGVDIQLAPQWFLNLDAKYVKIDTDIAVKGAGIPVTKLDIDPLLLSVGLGYRF; this is encoded by the coding sequence ATGACAACAAAGAGCTGGGCAGGCATCGCGGCGGTGGCCGCATCGACATTCATGTTCGCCGGCAGCGTTCAGGCGGCCGAAGGCGACTGGCTGGTGCGCGTGCGCGCGCTGCACATGGACCCGTCGAACGACAACTCGACCACGGCGGTGGTACCGGCGCTGGGCGAGGTGAAGGCCGAGGACAAGCTGTTCCCGGAAGTCGACATCAGCTACTTCTTCACGCCCAACATCGCCGCCGAACTGATCCTGACGGTGCCGCAGAAGCACGACGTCGAACTGGGCGGTGTGGACATCGGCTCGGTCAAGCACCTGCCGCCGACGCTGACCCTGCAGTACCACTTCAATCCGGCCGGCACGATACGCCCCTACGCCGGCATCGGCCTGAACTACACGCGCTTCTCCAGCGTGAAGCTGGACGCCGGCACGGTACTCGGCGGCAGCGTGCCGCTGAGGGTGGACCGCGGCAGCTTTGGCTGGGCAGCGCAGATCGGCGTCGACATCCAGCTCGCGCCGCAGTGGTTCCTGAACCTCGACGCCAAGTACGTGAAGATAGACACCGACATCGCGGTCAAGGGCGCCGGCATTCCGGTCACCAAGCTGGATATCGACCCGCTGCTGCTGTCGGTCGGTCTGGGCTATCGCTTCTGA
- a CDS encoding YaiI/YqxD family protein, producing MTPAIWVDADACPAPVKDILFRAAMRTSLQLTLVANKLLRVPPSPHIRAVQVAHGFDAADRYIEEAVGAGDLVITADIPLAAAVLARGAHALEPRGEWFAPGTIHERLQMRALMNDLRDSGVMSGGPAAFSNADSRSFAAALDGFLARLKRR from the coding sequence ATGACGCCCGCCATCTGGGTCGATGCCGACGCCTGCCCGGCACCGGTCAAGGACATCCTGTTCCGCGCCGCAATGCGCACCAGCCTGCAGCTCACGCTGGTCGCCAACAAGCTGCTGCGCGTGCCGCCGTCGCCGCACATCCGCGCGGTGCAGGTGGCGCACGGCTTCGACGCGGCCGACCGCTACATCGAAGAGGCGGTGGGCGCCGGCGACCTGGTGATCACCGCCGACATTCCGCTGGCGGCAGCGGTGCTGGCGCGCGGCGCACACGCGCTGGAACCGCGCGGCGAGTGGTTCGCGCCCGGCACCATCCACGAGCGGCTGCAGATGCGCGCGCTGATGAACGATCTGCGCGACAGCGGCGTCATGAGCGGCGGGCCGGCCGCATTCTCGAACGCCGACAGCCGCAGCTTCGCCGCCGCGCTGGACGGCTTTCTCGCCCGGCTGAAGCGGCGCTGA
- a CDS encoding YaeQ family protein, translating into MALKSTIYKIKLNVSDMDRPHYGEYALTVARHPSESDERMMVRVLAFALHADEDLRFGRGLSTEDEADLYAQDLTGAIRLWIDVGLPDERLVRKAAARADQVVVLNYGRTAGQWWEQSKGTLAKLANLTVYRLSTADSQALASLAQRGADLQCIVQEGQIWLGDDGAMLQPALERVFGRG; encoded by the coding sequence ATGGCCCTGAAATCCACCATCTACAAGATCAAATTGAACGTGTCCGACATGGACCGGCCACACTACGGCGAGTACGCCCTGACCGTCGCCCGCCACCCGTCGGAGAGCGATGAACGCATGATGGTGCGCGTGCTGGCCTTCGCGCTGCACGCCGACGAAGACCTGCGCTTCGGCCGCGGCCTCAGCACCGAGGACGAAGCCGACCTGTACGCCCAGGACCTGACCGGCGCCATCCGGCTGTGGATAGACGTCGGCCTGCCGGACGAGCGCCTGGTGCGCAAGGCCGCCGCCCGCGCCGACCAGGTGGTGGTGCTGAACTACGGCCGCACCGCCGGACAGTGGTGGGAACAGTCGAAGGGCACGCTGGCCAAGCTGGCCAATCTCACCGTCTACCGCCTGTCCACCGCCGACAGCCAGGCGCTGGCCAGCCTCGCCCAGCGCGGTGCCGACCTTCAGTGCATCGTGCAGGAAGGGCAGATCTGGCTGGGCGACGACGGCGCGATGCTGCAGCCGGCGCTGGAGAGGGTGTTCGGCCGCGGGTGA
- a CDS encoding type II toxin-antitoxin system RelE/ParE family toxin, whose protein sequence is MEQFDSTASLILAHPKLGKPVSSRVRALPISRFPYSVIYRITPEAIIVLAVAHQRRRPAYWAQRR, encoded by the coding sequence GTGGAACAGTTCGACAGCACGGCCTCCCTGATTCTGGCGCATCCCAAACTGGGTAAGCCGGTTTCCTCGCGCGTGCGCGCCCTGCCGATCAGCCGTTTTCCGTATTCGGTCATCTACCGCATCACGCCCGAAGCGATCATCGTGCTGGCGGTCGCCCACCAGCGCCGCCGCCCTGCCTATTGGGCGCAGCGACGCTGA
- a CDS encoding addiction module protein, with protein MKPSSLEAIEATLMQLPQADRVDLAERLLASLDEEDETLAEWFAEAERRADAHDRGEIGAISLEDALTRLRAGLPGQAAG; from the coding sequence GTGAAGCCCTCCAGCCTTGAAGCAATTGAGGCAACCCTGATGCAATTACCGCAGGCGGACCGCGTCGATCTTGCCGAACGTCTGCTGGCCAGCCTCGACGAAGAGGATGAAACCCTCGCCGAGTGGTTTGCAGAGGCGGAGCGTCGCGCCGATGCCCATGATCGCGGTGAAATCGGGGCGATCAGCCTCGAAGATGCGCTGACCCGCTTGCGAGCTGGCCTTCCCGGTCAAGCCGCCGGGTGA
- a CDS encoding Clp protease ClpP, which yields MPRHPALPDDDENGMTDAEPFRGLARYERQMPIHQISYYLCGEIREPHHYTDLFYTLRTAAETDLIYLHLNSPGGEFDTGLQIINNIRASEAHVVTVLEARAFSMAAFIFLSGDELVVHDNCQLMFHTYSGSLDGRGSEQQAQVAAVSSWFEKMMTRLCSPFLSDSEISRILKGSDVWMDSDGVRQRLMRMQRAQAQAARRRVAKKD from the coding sequence ATGCCGCGCCACCCCGCACTGCCGGACGACGACGAGAACGGAATGACGGACGCCGAACCTTTCCGCGGTCTCGCCCGCTATGAACGGCAGATGCCCATCCACCAGATTTCCTACTATCTGTGCGGCGAAATCCGCGAACCGCACCACTACACCGACCTGTTCTACACGCTGCGCACCGCGGCCGAGACCGACCTGATCTATCTGCACCTGAATTCGCCGGGCGGCGAGTTCGACACCGGCCTGCAGATCATCAACAACATCCGCGCCTCCGAGGCGCATGTGGTCACCGTACTCGAAGCGCGCGCCTTCTCGATGGCCGCCTTCATTTTCCTGAGCGGCGACGAACTGGTGGTGCACGACAACTGCCAGCTCATGTTCCACACCTATTCCGGCAGCCTGGACGGACGCGGCAGCGAACAGCAGGCACAGGTCGCGGCGGTCAGCAGCTGGTTCGAGAAGATGATGACCCGGCTCTGCTCACCTTTCCTCAGCGACAGCGAAATCAGCCGCATCCTGAAGGGCAGCGACGTGTGGATGGATTCCGACGGCGTACGGCAACGGCTGATGCGGATGCAGCGCGCGCAGGCGCAGGCTGCGCGGCGCAGGGTGGCGAAAAAGGACTGA
- a CDS encoding DUF3617 domain-containing protein, whose translation MKRLLVPAALALAALGPAHAADIKPGLWEFKSAMSMPGMPDMSAQMARMQEEMKKMPPEARKMMEQQMAAQGVAMGSGGAVRVCITPDDAKRSDIYSGKNDGSCTYSNVTNTAKSVKGKISCTNPKASGDFEAVIDSPTHFTSKMNMQSAEGSMKADTDARWIAADCGAVKPTAR comes from the coding sequence ATGAAAAGACTGCTCGTTCCTGCCGCACTCGCGCTGGCCGCACTCGGCCCTGCGCACGCCGCCGACATCAAGCCCGGCCTGTGGGAATTCAAGTCGGCGATGAGCATGCCGGGCATGCCCGACATGTCGGCGCAGATGGCGCGCATGCAGGAAGAAATGAAGAAGATGCCGCCGGAAGCGCGCAAGATGATGGAACAGCAGATGGCCGCGCAGGGCGTGGCCATGGGCAGCGGCGGTGCGGTCCGCGTCTGCATCACGCCGGACGACGCCAAGCGCAGCGACATCTACTCCGGCAAGAACGACGGCAGCTGCACCTACAGCAACGTCACCAACACCGCGAAATCGGTCAAGGGCAAGATCAGCTGCACCAACCCGAAAGCCAGCGGCGACTTCGAGGCAGTGATCGACAGCCCGACCCATTTCACGTCGAAAATGAACATGCAGTCGGCCGAGGGGTCGATGAAGGCTGATACCGATGCGCGCTGGATCGCCGCCGACTGCGGCGCGGTCAAACCGACCGCCCGCTGA
- a CDS encoding DUF2339 domain-containing protein: MLTAILCVLGLIAGAAHGEIEAFFGALAGLAGGLWVSARAAARERAVQERLRELDDKTRWLYEALKSRPTAPASADVTPATAKTDTTPSATEPPPADATLTEPPAVSTQAAPLDALHAEGVRIAARPQPSAAERDDITRPLATLWSRLMGSNPLARIGVIVLFFGVASALRLAAQAGWLPPELRLAAAVATGAAMIGFGLRLPGDGPRRMFALAVQGGGFALLYLAVYFALARYGFIGPAPAFLLFAALGVACAVAAARQSSQVLALLGLSGAFVAPMLASSGQGQYVVLFSYYLLLDAFIIALSWRRAWRALIFAGFLFTFAVGAGWGLRSYVADDYLVVQGFLIAFFVLFTATHVAQTVLRAPGAAGWQSGSLLFGPPLAAGVLQAALVQPYEYGAAISAALAGVYYLGLASLLRSRAPDEVLTFRAHAGIGAALLTLAVPLAFDLQMTAAIYAVEGAAALWYGCARASRLTLWAGAALQVAAGFWLAASLDTLTVAWPLLNGRTLGCLLLAGAALSSVRVLRQSGAGADWLPKALTLWLAGWWLFGGLADIDDFVPYNLQPAIALLFGVASAAFAEQQGRTRDFITARALAALTLPVLWAGSLLAWDQHDHLLYGAMALALPLAWATHLWVLRRQDEDGAALLNTPRHIATAWTLLLSVGIEAGGWLADWLPAQDLWGWLVWIAVWLAAGRTLQAALSADGERTDAWPWAAAPEAYARAVLWPVAGLLLLTVVALQFGHDGGSALPYLPLASALDLASMAALLWLARSRLLPRPLVGAAGLLWVSALAARGVHHLAGVAWSAAAMFQSTLLQATLSLTWALTALALMVYATRSGARTLWFAGFALLAAVGAKMLMIDLAGAGTVEWTGSLLGIGALILIASYVAPVPPGTLPDEEDTR; the protein is encoded by the coding sequence ATGCTGACCGCCATCCTCTGTGTTCTCGGTCTGATCGCGGGCGCCGCGCACGGCGAAATCGAAGCCTTCTTCGGCGCCCTTGCCGGTCTGGCTGGCGGCCTGTGGGTGTCGGCGCGCGCCGCCGCGCGCGAACGCGCAGTGCAGGAACGGCTGCGCGAACTCGACGACAAGACACGCTGGCTTTACGAGGCACTGAAGAGCCGGCCGACAGCACCGGCCAGCGCCGATGTCACGCCTGCAACCGCCAAGACGGACACAACGCCGTCCGCGACGGAACCGCCGCCGGCCGACGCCACGCTGACCGAACCGCCCGCGGTCAGCACGCAGGCCGCACCGCTCGATGCATTGCACGCGGAAGGCGTACGCATCGCCGCTCGACCGCAGCCGTCGGCGGCCGAGCGCGACGACATCACCCGGCCGCTCGCCACGCTGTGGTCGCGCCTGATGGGCAGCAATCCGCTGGCGCGCATCGGCGTCATCGTGCTGTTCTTCGGCGTCGCGTCGGCGCTTCGCCTCGCCGCCCAGGCCGGCTGGCTGCCGCCGGAGCTGCGGCTTGCCGCCGCCGTCGCCACAGGTGCGGCGATGATCGGCTTCGGTCTGCGCCTGCCGGGCGACGGGCCGCGCCGCATGTTCGCGCTGGCGGTACAGGGCGGCGGCTTCGCGCTGCTCTACCTGGCGGTCTATTTCGCGCTGGCGCGCTACGGCTTCATCGGGCCGGCCCCCGCCTTCCTGCTGTTCGCCGCGCTCGGCGTCGCCTGTGCGGTTGCCGCCGCGCGGCAGAGCTCGCAGGTGCTGGCGCTGCTCGGCCTGTCCGGCGCCTTCGTCGCACCGATGCTGGCGTCCAGCGGGCAGGGCCAGTACGTCGTGCTGTTCAGCTACTACCTGCTGCTGGACGCCTTCATCATCGCGCTGAGCTGGCGGCGCGCCTGGCGCGCACTCATCTTCGCCGGCTTCCTGTTCACCTTCGCGGTCGGCGCCGGCTGGGGCCTGCGCAGTTATGTGGCGGACGACTACCTCGTGGTGCAGGGCTTCCTGATCGCCTTCTTCGTGCTGTTCACCGCCACCCACGTCGCGCAGACCGTGCTGCGCGCGCCGGGCGCGGCCGGCTGGCAGTCCGGCAGCCTGCTGTTCGGCCCGCCGCTGGCGGCCGGCGTGCTGCAGGCGGCACTGGTCCAGCCCTATGAATACGGCGCGGCGATCAGCGCCGCGCTGGCCGGCGTTTACTACCTCGGGCTGGCCAGCCTGCTGCGCAGCCGCGCACCCGACGAAGTGCTCACCTTCCGCGCCCATGCCGGCATCGGCGCCGCGCTGCTGACGCTGGCGGTGCCGCTCGCCTTCGATCTGCAGATGACCGCCGCGATCTACGCGGTCGAAGGCGCGGCAGCGCTGTGGTACGGCTGCGCCCGCGCCTCCCGCCTGACGTTGTGGGCAGGTGCTGCGCTGCAGGTCGCAGCCGGATTCTGGCTGGCCGCCTCGCTCGATACGCTGACCGTCGCCTGGCCGCTGCTCAACGGCCGCACCCTGGGCTGCCTGTTGCTGGCCGGCGCGGCGCTGTCCTCGGTACGCGTGCTGCGGCAGAGCGGCGCTGGCGCCGACTGGCTGCCTAAGGCGCTCACGCTGTGGCTGGCCGGCTGGTGGCTGTTCGGCGGTCTGGCCGACATCGATGACTTCGTGCCTTACAACCTGCAACCGGCGATCGCGCTGCTGTTCGGCGTGGCCAGCGCCGCCTTCGCCGAACAGCAGGGCCGCACGCGCGACTTCATCACCGCCCGCGCGCTGGCCGCGCTGACCTTGCCGGTACTGTGGGCCGGCAGCCTGCTGGCCTGGGACCAGCACGACCATCTGCTGTACGGCGCGATGGCGCTCGCGTTGCCGCTGGCCTGGGCGACCCATCTGTGGGTGCTGCGCCGGCAGGACGAGGACGGCGCAGCGCTGCTGAACACGCCGCGCCACATCGCCACCGCGTGGACGCTGCTGCTGTCGGTCGGTATCGAAGCCGGCGGCTGGCTGGCCGACTGGCTGCCCGCACAGGACCTGTGGGGCTGGCTGGTGTGGATCGCCGTCTGGCTGGCGGCCGGCCGCACGCTGCAGGCGGCGCTGTCCGCCGACGGCGAGCGCACGGATGCCTGGCCTTGGGCTGCCGCACCCGAGGCCTACGCGCGCGCCGTGCTGTGGCCGGTTGCCGGCCTTTTGCTGCTGACCGTCGTCGCGCTGCAGTTCGGCCACGACGGTGGCTCCGCCCTGCCCTACCTGCCGCTGGCCTCGGCGCTCGATCTGGCCAGCATGGCTGCGCTGCTGTGGCTGGCGCGCAGCCGCCTGCTGCCGCGACCGCTGGTCGGCGCGGCCGGTCTGCTGTGGGTGTCGGCACTGGCGGCGCGCGGCGTGCACCACCTCGCCGGGGTGGCGTGGTCGGCCGCCGCCATGTTCCAATCCACGCTTCTGCAGGCGACGCTGTCGCTGACCTGGGCGCTGACCGCGCTGGCGCTGATGGTGTACGCGACACGAAGCGGTGCACGCACGCTGTGGTTCGCCGGTTTCGCGCTGCTCGCCGCCGTTGGCGCCAAGATGCTGATGATCGACCTGGCCGGTGCCGGCACGGTCGAATGGACCGGCTCGCTGCTCGGCATCGGCGCGCTCATCCTGATCGCCAGCTACGTCGCACCGGTGCCACCCGGCACGCTTCCAGATGAAGAGGACACCCGATGA